From one Paramormyrops kingsleyae isolate MSU_618 chromosome 1, PKINGS_0.4, whole genome shotgun sequence genomic stretch:
- the LOC111833300 gene encoding NUAK family SNF1-like kinase 1 gives MSGSVKMEPACASPQRLSRNGDESVRSPTRYCCLEKPSEAPAARDGRWGSAVKKHNHKHNLKHRYELLETLGKGTYGKVKKAIERHSGREVAIKSIRKDRIKDEQDMVHIRREIEIMSSLRHPHIISIYEVFENKDKIVIVMEYASKGELYDYISERRRLSERETRHFFRQIVSAVHHCHKNGVVHRDLKLENVLLDENCNIKIADFGLSNLYHKDKLLQTFCGSPLYASPEIVNGRPYHGPEVDSWALGVLLYTLVYGTMPFDGGNHKTLIRQISNGEYREPTQSSDARGLIRWMLMVNPERRATVEDIANHWWVNWGWRNSVCDCEAQRDAGSPMLARLLDWQSRSEPRSARAPRPDPPPFAHQRSKKSKKDGSAPSCDGDDKPGLKRPKGILKTRPLGEQRSSSLGEVQLGAGLLQQGAEVCSSPEREEEDEEEEEGEEPTPSEGSPTKMAPTLPKKGILKNSQQRESGYYSSPERSESAELLGGAMLTLSTGSQPKRLAGRKGILKRNGKYSTYSGPPPAALSGEPPPGDSGLSRSQSRPSSIVAEDSGLTGSTFSRVDWPPASTRPNIRVCVSAENLLQLAGFRGLQAVSGLHGGKLSRGGQGSPGDNGSFSLLGDLDDMTQVYQQALDISSSLI, from the exons ATGTCGGGTTCCGTGAAGATGGAGCCAGCCTGTGCGTCGCCCCAGCGCTTGTCCCGTAACGGGGACGAGTCGGTGCGCAGCCCCACGCGATACTGCTGCCTGGAGAAACCCTCCGAGGCACCGGCGGCCCGCGACGGCAGGTGGGGGTCGGCCGTCAAGAAGCACAATCACAAACACAACCTGAAACACCGTTACGAGCTGCTGGAGACCCTCGGCAAAGGAACCTACGGCAAAGTGAAGAAGGCCATCGAGAGGCACTCGGGGCGAGAG GTGGCCATCAAATCCATCCGTAAAGACCGGATCAAGGATGAGCAGGACATGGTGCACATCCGCCGTGAGATTGAAATCATGTCCTCCCTCAGACACCCTCACATCATCTCCATCTATGAAG TGTTTGAAAACAAGGACAAGATAGTGATCGTGATGGAGTACGCCAGCAAGGGTGAGCTGTACGACTACATCAGCGAGCGGCGCCGTCTGAGCGAGAGGGAGACCCGACACTTCTTCCGGCAGATCGTCTCCGCGGTTCATCACTGTCACAAG AATGGGGTGGTGCACAGGGACTTGAAACTGGAAAATGTGCTACTGGAtgaaaactgtaatataaag ATTGCTGACTTTGGCCTTTCCAACCTCTACCACAAAGACAAGCTCCTGCAGACCTTCTGCGGCAGCCCGCTCTACGCATCGCCCGAGATAGTCAACGGGAGACCGTACCATGGCCCAGAG GTTGACAGTTGGGCTTTGGGAGTACTGCTGTACACCCTCGTCTATGGGACCATGCCATTCGATGGAGGCAATCACAAGACCCTCATCCGCCAGATCAGCAACGGCGAGTATCGAGAACCCACCCAGTCGTCAG ACGCCCGCGGGCTGATCCGCTGGATGCTGATGGTGAACCCAGAACGGCGGGCCACAGTGGAGGACATCGCCAACCACTGGTGGGTCAACTGGGGCTGGAGGAACAGCGTGTGCGACTGTGAGGCTCAACGGGACGCCGGCTCACCCATGCTAGCTCGCCTACTGGACTGGCAGAGCCGCAGCGAGCCCCGGTCCGCCAGGGCACCGCGGCCCGACCCGCCGCCCTTCGCTCACCAGCGCTCCAAGAAGTCCAAGAAGGATGGGTCGGCGCCCTCTTGTGATGGGGATGATAAACCTGGTTTGAAGAGACCCAAGGGCATCCTGAAGACCCGACCACTTGGCGAGCAGCGTTCCAGCAGTTTGGGGGAGGTGCAGCTGGGGGCCGGGCTACTCCAGCAGGGAGCAGAGGTATGCTCCAGTCCTGAGCgcgaggaggaggacgaggaggaagaggagggagaggaaCCCACCCCGTCTGAAGGTTCACCCACCAAAATGGCACCCACCCTCCCCAAGAAAGGCATTCTGAAGAACAGTCAGCAACGGGAATCAGGGTACTACTCATCCCCCGAGCGCAGTGAGTCTGCCGAGCTGCTGGGGGGCGCCATGCTGACCTTGTCCACGGGCTCACAACCAAAGCGGCTTGCCGGCAGGAAGGGTATCCTCAAGCGGAACGGGAAGTACTCCACCTACAGCGGcccgccccctgctgccctctCCGGGGAGCCCCCGCCCGGCGACTCGGGCCTCTCCCGCAGCCAGAGTCGCCCTTCCAGCATCGTAGCTGAAGACAGCGGCCTGACCGGCTCCACCTTCAGCAGGGTCGACTGGCCGCCTGCCTCCACCCGGCCCAACATCAGGGTGTGCGTCTCTGCGGAGAACCTGCTCCAGCTGGCTGGCTTCAGGGGCCTCCAGGCGGTGTCGGGACTCCACGGGGGCAAGCTGAgccggggggggcagggctCCCCGGGCGACAACGGCAGCTTCTCCTTGCTGGGCGACCTGGACGACATGACTCAGGTGTACCAGCAGGCGCTAGACATCAGCAGCAGCTTGATCTAG
- the szl gene encoding sizzled yields MLLLGLLALSLPVLGWGRAFDLGQSTRCVPIPRHMGVCQDVGYSEMRLPNFLGHTSLEAEVVPRSEDWRPLLQTGCHAQARAFLCSLLAPVCLDTFIQPCYSLCVAVRDSCAPVLACQGHEWPSELDCDRFPAQEDMCLSPIQKHTSLFSKGLPQPACQDCPMVVGLPPLKRVLDALCLNDFAVKAKLSRQHLPSGEAEFTVEGRVEFVRQGPLLPYDTQSMLRQWLLINRGCAQTLLRPGHSQLYLLTGTVRSDGTVTLDSLFPWHKKDAHLVLATRKWKHHRC; encoded by the exons ATGCTTCTCCTCGGCCTgctggctctctctctcccggTACTGGGCTGGGGCCGGGCTTTCGACCTGGGCCAGTCCACCCGCTGCGTGCCCATCCCCCGCCACATGGGCGTCTGCCAAGACGTGGGCTACTCAGAGATGCGGCTGCCCAACTTCCTGGGCCACACCAGCCTGGAAGCAGAGGTGGTGCCCCGCTCAGAGGACTGGAGGCCGCTGCTTCAGACGGGCTGCCATGCCCAGGCCCGAGCCTTCCTCTGCTCCCTCCTCGCTCCCGTCTGCCTCGACAC CTTTATACAGCCATGCTATAGCCTGTGCGTGGCTGTGAGGGACAGCTGTGCCCCAGTGCTGGCCTGCCAGGGGCATGAGTGGCCCAGTGAACTGGACTGTGACCGCTTCCCGGCCCAGGAGGACATGTGTCTGTCACCCATTCAGAAACACACCAGCCTCTTCTCTAAAG GTTTGCCCCAGCCTGCCTGTCAGGACTGCCCCATGGTGGTAGGGTTACCTCCTCTCAAGCGGGTCCTGGACGCCCTCTGCCTCAATGACTTCG CTGTCAAGGCCAAGCTGTCCCGCCAGCACCTGCCATCGGGGGAGGCAGAGTTCACGGTGGAGGGCCGGGTGGAGTTTGTGCGCCAGGGTCCCCTACTGCCTTACGACACCCAGAGCATGCTACGCCAGTGGCTACTCATCAACCGCGGATGTGCCCAAACGCTGCTCCGGCCTGGTCACTCTCAGCTGTACCTGCTGACCGGCACGGTGCGGTCCGACGGCACGGTGACCCTCGACAGCCTCTTCCCCTGGCACAAGAAAGACGCCCACCTCGTCCTGGCCACCCGCAAGTGGAAACACCACCGGTGCTGA